The Mytilus trossulus isolate FHL-02 chromosome 3, PNRI_Mtr1.1.1.hap1, whole genome shotgun sequence genome contains a region encoding:
- the LOC134711442 gene encoding SPRY domain-containing protein 7-like has product MSLTRCLCCLRMLNGNSGHIPLKEIPTVQLDTNHMGNDVVIVKSGKRICGTGAALSNAPIAQDKAYFEVKLQSTGVWGVGLATKRCNVNAVPLGQDSDSWVVNHDAVMYHNKEQKGTMSQSLNEGDILGVTYDHVHLNFYLNGQPLNCPFSGMKGTVFPVFYVDEGAVLDVQFDHFYHQPPDGFDSIMIEQSLL; this is encoded by the exons ATGTCACTTACAAGATGTCTTTGCTGTTTAAGAATGCTAAATGGCAATTCTGGACATATACCCTTGAAGGAAATTCCAACAGTACAACTTGACACAAATCACATGG GTAATGATGTTGTGATTGTGAAAAGTGGTAAAAGAATATGTGGAACAGGTGCAGCATTGTCAAATGCTCCTATAGCACAAGATAAAGCTTACTTTGAAGTAAAGCTACAGAGTACAG GTGTATGGGGAGTTGGTCTTGCCACAAAGAGATGTAATGTAAATGCAGTACCGCTAGGTCAAGATAGTGATTCATGGGTTGTCAATCATGATGCTGTTATGTACCATAACAAAGAACAAAAAGGGACTATGAGTCAGAGCTTAAATGAAGGAGATATTTTG GGGGTAACATATGACCATGttcatttaaacttttactTGAATGGCCAGCCTTTGAATTGTCCCTTCTCTGGAATGAAGGGAACTGTTTTTCCTGTGTTCTATG TTGATGAAGGTGCTGTGTTAGATGTACAGTTTGACCATTTTTATCATCAGCCTCCAGACGGCTTCGACAGCATAATGATAGAGCAGTCATTGTTGTGA